One window of Mediterraneibacter gnavus ATCC 29149 genomic DNA carries:
- a CDS encoding helix-turn-helix transcriptional regulator: protein MLDTAAIIISQGKKIAYAYAEGVNDNMTQSHFHDFFELYYLLEGERMHMIEGEIYHLTANDFVLFPPHIMHHSYGEKDMPFKRIVLYFSPDLIANDTICQLLSEKELLFVNEGYIPNQILSLLLSLTHEIDVPGKYHDAYICNQLNGLLLNMLRLDFEAVKSIPKTRSAKAVDYIHNHYMEDISVNQLAEILYVSPYHLCHEFKNATGKTIIQYLNTTRILHAQRLMLETDYNITQISREVGFSNLTHFNRTFKKITGVAPREKKKLYQK from the coding sequence ATGTTAGATACTGCTGCGATTATTATTTCGCAAGGAAAAAAAATTGCTTACGCTTATGCTGAAGGAGTGAATGATAATATGACCCAGTCCCATTTTCACGACTTTTTCGAGTTATACTATCTTCTGGAAGGTGAGCGGATGCATATGATAGAAGGTGAAATTTATCATCTTACTGCGAATGATTTTGTTTTGTTTCCCCCTCATATCATGCATCACTCCTATGGTGAAAAGGACATGCCTTTTAAACGAATCGTGTTATATTTTTCTCCTGACCTGATCGCAAATGACACCATTTGTCAACTGCTTTCAGAAAAAGAACTTCTTTTTGTGAACGAAGGATATATTCCAAACCAGATTCTTTCTCTTCTTTTGTCTCTCACTCATGAAATAGATGTTCCAGGCAAATACCACGATGCCTATATCTGTAATCAACTGAACGGACTCCTGTTAAATATGCTGCGTCTGGATTTTGAAGCCGTAAAAAGCATCCCAAAAACTCGTTCTGCAAAAGCTGTAGACTATATTCACAATCACTACATGGAAGATATCTCTGTGAATCAACTGGCAGAAATACTCTATGTAAGTCCCTACCATCTGTGCCATGAATTCAAGAATGCAACCGGGAAAACGATTATTCAGTATTTGAATACCACACGCATTCTCCATGCACAGAGGCTGATGTTAGAAACCGACTATAATATCACTCAAATCAGTAGAGAAGTAGGATTTTCCAACCTGACTCATTTCAATCGGACTTTCAAAAAAATTACAGGTGTCGCTCCTCGTGAAAAAAAGAAATTATATCAAAAATAA
- a CDS encoding L-rhamnose isomerase codes for MTRYESAKEIYAKLGVDTDAAIEKCMQVPVSLHCWQGDDVTGFDHDGPLTGGIQTTGNYPGKARTPEELMADMDKAMSLMPGAKKINVHACYAIFEEGEFVDRDKLEPKHFQKWVDFAKERGMGLDFNPTFFSHEKVKDGLTLSSPDEETRKFWIEHGKACIRISKYFAEQTGIPCVMNIWTGDGFKDVPADRMGPRVRYKESIDEILSEPYDPKMVKPCVESKVFGIGVEAYTVGSAEFALSYAAMNKEKCLPLMDNGHYHPTEVVSDKIPALLTFFPEIALHVTRPIRWDSDHVVLFDDETKEIAQEIVRCEGGLDRTYIALDYFDASINRISAWVTGFRSFQKALLNALCTPSALLKELQDTNQMSKKMVVMEECKTLPIGDIWEEYCRRCNVPAESWFEEIEKYETEVLVKRA; via the coding sequence ATGACAAGATATGAATCAGCAAAAGAAATCTATGCAAAATTAGGAGTAGACACAGACGCGGCAATTGAAAAATGTATGCAGGTACCTGTTTCTCTGCACTGCTGGCAGGGAGACGATGTGACAGGATTTGATCACGATGGCCCTCTGACAGGTGGAATCCAGACAACAGGAAACTATCCTGGAAAAGCAAGAACACCGGAAGAATTGATGGCGGATATGGACAAGGCAATGAGCCTGATGCCGGGAGCAAAGAAGATCAATGTGCATGCGTGCTACGCAATTTTTGAAGAGGGAGAATTTGTTGACCGTGATAAACTGGAGCCTAAACACTTCCAGAAATGGGTAGATTTTGCAAAAGAAAGAGGAATGGGACTGGACTTCAATCCAACATTCTTCTCTCATGAGAAAGTAAAAGACGGACTGACACTTTCAAGCCCGGACGAAGAGACAAGGAAATTCTGGATTGAGCATGGAAAAGCATGTATCCGTATTTCCAAGTATTTTGCAGAGCAGACAGGAATCCCATGTGTGATGAATATCTGGACAGGAGACGGATTCAAAGATGTGCCTGCAGACCGTATGGGACCAAGAGTTCGCTACAAAGAATCCATCGATGAGATCCTTTCTGAGCCATATGATCCGAAGATGGTAAAACCTTGTGTAGAATCTAAGGTATTCGGAATCGGAGTTGAGGCATACACAGTTGGTTCTGCAGAATTTGCGCTGAGCTATGCGGCAATGAACAAAGAGAAATGCCTGCCGCTGATGGATAACGGACATTATCATCCGACAGAAGTTGTTTCCGATAAGATCCCGGCGCTTTTGACCTTCTTCCCGGAAATCGCACTGCATGTGACACGTCCGATTCGTTGGGATTCTGACCATGTAGTTCTGTTTGATGATGAGACAAAGGAAATCGCACAGGAAATCGTTCGCTGCGAAGGCGGTCTTGACCGCACTTATATTGCCTTGGATTATTTCGATGCATCCATTAACCGTATCTCTGCATGGGTAACAGGATTTCGAAGTTTCCAGAAAGCGCTGCTGAATGCACTTTGTACACCAAGTGCGCTCTTAAAAGAACTTCAGGATACCAATCAGATGTCAAAGAAAATGGTGGTAATGGAAGAGTGCAAGACACTTCCAATCGGAGATATCTGGGAGGAGTACTGCAGAAGATGCAATGTTCCGGCAGAAAGCTGGTTTGAAGAAATCGAAAAATATGAGACAGAAGTGCTCGTAAAAAGAGCATAA